CGGACATCGTCCTGAACATCAAGCGGCTGGCCATCCGGATGCAGGGCGAGGGGCCGAAGCGCCTCCAGCTCACGGCAACCGGCCCTGGCGAGGTCACCGCTGGCCAGATCCAGACCACCGGCGATATCGAGATCGCCAATCCGGACCTGGTCATCTGCACGCTCGACGATGGCGCCAAGCTGTCGATGGAGCTGACGGTGGACCTGGGCAAGGGTTATGTCCCGGCCAGCGAGAATCGCCCGGAAGACGCCCCCATCGGGCTGATCCCGGTCGATGCCATCTACTCCCCGGTTCGCCGCGTGGCGTATCAGGTGCAGCCGACCCGCGTCGGCCAGCGCACCGACTACGACAAGCTGGTGATGACGGTGGAGACGGACGGCACGATCGCCCCGGACGATGCCATCGCCCTGGCCGCGCGCATCCTGCAGGATCAGCTTCAGCTCTTCATCAACTTCGATGAGCCGCGTGAGCGCAAGGTGGAAGAGGTGCAGGACGACCTGCCCTTCAACCGCAACCTGCTGCGCAAGGTGGACGAGCTGGAACTGTCGGTCCGCAGCGCGAACTGCCTGAAGAACGACAATATCGTCTATATCGGCGACCTCGTTCAGAAGACCGAGCAGGAAATGCTCCGCACGCCGAATTTCGGCCGCAAGTCGCTGAACGAAATCAAGGAAGTCCTCGCTTCCATGGGGCTGTCCCTCGGCATGACCGTGTCGGGCTGGCCGCCGGAGAATATCGAGGACCTCGCGAAGAAGATCGAAGAGCCGTTCTGATTTCGGCCACCTGAAGGAATAGACCCATGCGTCACGGGGTTGCCGGCCGGAAGCTCGGCGTTACCTCCTCCCACCGTATTGCGATGCTCCGCAATATGGCGACCAGCCTGCTCAAGCATGAGCAGATCACCACGACCCTGCCGAAGGCCAAGGAGCTGCGCCCCTATGTGGAGCGCATCATCAGCCTCGGTAAGCGTGGCGACCTGCATGCCCGCCGCCAGGCCTATGCGCAGATCCGCGACGAGAAGGTGGTGGCCAAGCTCTTCACCACCATCGCCGAGCGGTACAAGACCCGCCAGGGCGGCTATACCCGCGTGCTGAAGGCGGGTGTCCGCTACGGCGACGCCGCCGACATGGCGGTGATCGAGCTGGTGGAGCGCGATGCGGCGGCCAAGGGCCTCGACAGCGGCCAGCAGCCGGAAGCCGAGGCCGAGGGCCAGCAGGACGCGGCGTAAGCCGTTCTCCTGGAGTGAAGTGGAAAAGGGCGGATGGGTGACCATCCGCCCTTTTTCCATGCGTGGCCTCCTGCGCGGTTCGCGCCGGCCTTGCGGGCGGCGGGCTGGCGGGTAAGACTTCGGGGATGTTCCGCCGCCGCGTGTTCCTGGGCTTCCGCGCGTGACCGCCGCCTTGCTCGAGGCGGGGATGCAGTCGGCCGAGATGCCGGACCTGCCGGCGGATCTGCATGGACGCATCGCCTTCCTGGCCGCGCCGACCGAGGTCGCCATGGCGGCGCGGGAGCGGCTGGCCGCCCGGCATGGCGACCCGCAGCCGGAGGAGGCCGCCGTCATCGTCGCGCTCGGCGGCGACGGCTTCATGCTGGAGACCCAGCACCGCTTCCTGGGCCGCAACCCGCCGATCTACGGCATGAACTGTGGCAGCGTCGGCTTCCTGATGAACGCCTTCAGGGAGGAGGAACTGCCGCAGCGCCTGGCGGCGGCGCAGTCGGCCACGCTCTTCCCGCTGCGGATGCGGACCGTGGCGGGCGACGGCGAGCGGCGGGAGGCGCTGGCCATCAACGAGGTCTCCCTGCTGCGG
This genomic window from Roseomonas marmotae contains:
- the rplQ gene encoding 50S ribosomal protein L17 is translated as MRHGVAGRKLGVTSSHRIAMLRNMATSLLKHEQITTTLPKAKELRPYVERIISLGKRGDLHARRQAYAQIRDEKVVAKLFTTIAERYKTRQGGYTRVLKAGVRYGDAADMAVIELVERDAAAKGLDSGQQPEAEAEGQQDAA
- a CDS encoding DNA-directed RNA polymerase subunit alpha; its protein translation is MLERNWRSLIRPEKLDVELGAEPSRTATVVAEPLERGFGMTLGNALRRILLSSLQGAAVTAIRIDGALHEFSSLQGVREDVTDIVLNIKRLAIRMQGEGPKRLQLTATGPGEVTAGQIQTTGDIEIANPDLVICTLDDGAKLSMELTVDLGKGYVPASENRPEDAPIGLIPVDAIYSPVRRVAYQVQPTRVGQRTDYDKLVMTVETDGTIAPDDAIALAARILQDQLQLFINFDEPRERKVEEVQDDLPFNRNLLRKVDELELSVRSANCLKNDNIVYIGDLVQKTEQEMLRTPNFGRKSLNEIKEVLASMGLSLGMTVSGWPPENIEDLAKKIEEPF